In Camelus bactrianus isolate YW-2024 breed Bactrian camel chromosome 10, ASM4877302v1, whole genome shotgun sequence, a genomic segment contains:
- the CCDC90B gene encoding coiled-coil domain-containing protein 90B, mitochondrial isoform X2 — protein MATQAQQEITVQQLMAHLDSIRKDMVILEKSEFANLRAENQKMKTELEQVKQQLINETSRIRADNKLDINLERSRVTDMFTDQEKKLMEATTEFTRKDTTTRSIISETGNKIDTEIASLKTLMESNKLETIRYLAASVFTCLAIALGFYRLWK, from the exons ATGGCCACTCAAGCTCAACag GAAATAACAGTACAACAGCTAATGGCTCATTTGGACTCCATCAGGAAAGACATGGTCATCCTAGAGAAAAGTGAATTTGCAAATCTGAGAGCAGAGAACCAG aaaatgaaaactgaattaGAACAAGTTAAGCAACAACTGATA aaTGAAACTAGTCGAATTAGAGCAGATAATAAACTGGATATCAACCTGGAAAGGAGCAGAGTGACAGATATG TTTACAGAtcaagaaaagaaacttatggaaGCAACCACAGAATTTACCAGAAAA GATACCACAACCAGAAGTATTATTTCAGAGACTGGTAACAAAATTGACACTGAAATTGCTTCTTTAAAAACGCTGATGGAGTCTAATAAGCTTGAGACAATTCGTTATCTTGCAG CCTCAGTGTTTACTTGCCTGGCAATAGCACTGGGATTTTATAGACTCTGGAAGTAA